A window of the Juglans microcarpa x Juglans regia isolate MS1-56 chromosome 5D, Jm3101_v1.0, whole genome shotgun sequence genome harbors these coding sequences:
- the LOC121265402 gene encoding PAN domain-containing protein At5g03700-like: protein MDGITNSVTRLRATQLLLFTTHILFTSTAWTYIITGAAAQGLRKGFEATPDPKVSSFQPLLSDSTGNFSLAFLRVNENQLALAVLHVQSSEPLWLANPTELASWSDTTQLFFNGSLVVSDPHSRVFWSTRTDGDVVMLLNSSNLQVQKLRDPPSVVWQSFDFPTDTLVENQNLTSNMSLNSSNGLYSMHLGYDFWGLHAKFGDNSDQIYWKHTALEAKAKVVEGQGPLYAQVHSDGYLGMYQNGSTPVDIQPFNSFHRPINGGFLRLRLEPDGNLKGYYWDGSSWALNYEAISDTCELPSPCGLYGLCSPKYGCFCLDNRTEYRSGKECLPKETGDFCSEKVIKDNFWVLMRNGVELPFKEQMQYETTSSLEECEGLCENNCSCWGAVYNNGSGFCYMVDYPIQTLVATGDNSKVGYFKVRGGAGMKKRNVGVGVGYAAGGVAAVILIGTIGFLTYRIWKRRTREEEGDVSPGPYKNLGSASFKSIEMSNR from the coding sequence ATGGACGGAATCACCAACTCGGTGACGCGTTTACGTGCaactcaacttctcctttttaCGACCCATATTCTCTTCACATCCACTGCATGGACGTATATCATTACTGGAGCCGCCGCCCAAGGGCTTAGAAAAGGCTTCGAAGCCACCCCAGACCCGAAGGTGTCGTCGTTCCAACCTCTCCTCAGCGATTCTACAGGCAATTTCTCACTCGCTTTCCTCCGAGTGAACGAGAACCAGCTCGCTCTCGCCGTTCTCCACGTGCAGTCCTCCGAACCACTCTGGCTCGCCAACCCGactgagctagctagctggtcCGACACAACCCAGCTCTTCTTCAATGGCAGTCTCGTGGTTTCAGATCCCCACTCGAGGGTTTTTTGGTCAACTCGTACAGATGGCGACGTCGTTATGCTCCTCAACTCCTCGAATCTCCAAGTACAAAAACTTAGGGACCCTCCCTCGGTTGTCTGGCAAAGTTTTGACTTCCCCACAGATACCCTTGTCGAGAACCAAAATTTAACGTCCAACATGTCTTTGAATTCATCAAATGGACTTTACTCTATGCACTTAGGGTACGACTTTTGGGGCTTACACGCAAAGTTTGGAGATAACTCGGATCAGATATACTGGAAACACACGGCGTTAGAGGCCAAAGCAAAGGTGGTCGAAGGACAGGGACCGCTTTACGCCCAAGTCCACTCGGACGGGTATCTGGGTATGTACCAAAATGGAAGCACACCAGTGGACATACAACCATTCAATAGTTTTCATAGACCGATCAATGGGGGGTTCCTCCGGCTCCGGTTAGAACCTGACGGAAACCTCAAAGGGTATTACTGGGACGGGTCCAGTTGGGCCTTGAACTACGAGGCGATCTCGGATACTTGCGAGCTACCGAGTCCATGCGGTTTGTACGGTTTGTGCAGCCCCAAGTACGGTTGCTTCTGTTTGGACAACCGGACGGAATATCGCTCCGGCAAGGAGTGTCTTCCCAAGGAGACCGGTGACTTCTGCAGCGAAAAGGTAATTAAGGACAACTTCTGGGTTCTGATGAGGAATGGCGTTGAGCTGCCGTTCAAGGAGCAAATGCAATACGAAACGACATCTTCGCTGGAAGAGTGCGAGGGCCTATGTGAGAACAACTGTAGTTGTTGGGGGGCCGTGTATAACAACGGGTCCGGGTTTTGTTACATGGTGGACTATCCGATCCAAACGTTGGTAGCCACCGGGGACAATAGTAAGGTGGGGTATTTTAAGGTGCGGGGAGGTGCAGGGATGAAAAAAAGGAACGTGGGTGTTGGAGTCGGGTATGCAGCGGGGGGTGTGGCGGCGGTGATCTTGATTGGGACGATAGGGTTTTTGACGTACAGGATTTGGAAAAGGAGGACCCGGGAAGAGGAGGGTGACGTTTCACCCGGCCCGTATAAGAATCTGGGATCAGCGAGCTTCAAGTCCATCGAGATGTCCAATAGATGA
- the LOC121265444 gene encoding uncharacterized protein LOC121265444, protein MRSIASCYSEHAVKVSDLYCSGPSNQPNLSTKMIPSIPNAVGCIYKAKLSTQKQLLITLNWCNELMGQGFVINIDDNASSPSKSNSNCQRLQKSKGTKNFQSCNSKIEVFWDISKANYDSGPEPLDGFYVMVFVDSELSLRLGDNDIEDLEDKRCNTETPHAKFSLVSRSEHFSGNAVYSTKAQFCDTGTPHDILIKCVGEIGSKSPVLSVFIDKKNIFQVNRLRWNFRGNQAIFLDGLLVDLMWDVHDWFFNPTYGPAVFMFRTRSGFDSRLWLEEKNLKLKEQEKVGFTLLICACKKET, encoded by the coding sequence ATGAGGAGTATAGCATCTTGTTACAGCGAACATGCCGTTAAGGTGTCCGATTTGTATTGCTCGGGCCCTTCAAACCAGCCTAATCTCTCAACAAAGATGATTCCTTCGATCCCAAATGCAGTGGGATGTATATACAAAGCCAAACTCTCAACCCAAAAGCAGCTCCTGATCACGCTCAATTGGTGCAATGAACTTATGGGCCAAGGCTTCGTCATTAACATCGATGACAACGCATCCTCCCCCTCCAAGTCTAATTCCAATTGTCAACGACTGCAAAAGAGCAAAGGCACAAAAAATTTCCAATCTTGCAACTCGAAGATTGAAGTCTTCTGGGATATTTCGAAAGCTAATTATGATTCTGGACCTGAGCCGCTGGATGGGTTTTATGTCATGGTTTTTGTTGACTCAGAGCTTAGCCTGCGCCTTGGAGACAATGATATTGAAGACTTAGAAGACAAGAGATGCAACACAGAAACCCCACACGCAAAGTTCTCATTGGTTTCTAGGAGCGAGCACTTCTCTGGTAATGCTGTTTATTCAACTAAGGCACAGTTCTGCGACACAGGAACACCTCATGACATCTTGATCAAATGTGTTGGAGAAATAGGATCAAAGAGTCCTGTATTATCTGTTTTCATTGACaagaagaatatttttcaaGTGAATAGATTAAGGTGGAATTTTAGAGGGAACCAAGCTATCTTTCTAGATGGTTTGTTGGTGGATTTGATGTGGGATGTTCATGACTGGTTCTTCAATCCAACATATGGGCCTGCTGTTTTCATGTTTAGGACTAGGAGTGGGTTTGACAGCAGGCTGTGGTTGGAGGAGAAGAATTTGAAACTGAAGGAACAAGAGAAGGTTGGATTCACGTTGCTGATCTGTGCTTGTAAGAAAGAAACCTGA
- the LOC121265430 gene encoding fructose-bisphosphate aldolase 6, cytosolic-like: MSAFKSKYQDELIANAAYIGTPGKGILAADESTGTIGKRLSSINVENVEENRRALRELLFTTPGALQYLSGVILFEETLYQKTASGKPFVELLKEGGVLPGIKVDKGTVELPGTNGETTTQGLDGLAQRCQKYYEAGARFAKWRAVLKIGATEPSQLAINDNANGLARYAIICQENGLVPIVEPEILVDGPHDIEKCADVTERVLAAVYKALNDHHVLLEGTLLKPNMVTPGSEAPKVAPEVIAKYTVTALQRTMPPAVPAVVFLSGGQSEEEATLNLNAMNKYKGKKPWSLSFSFGRALQQSTLKTWAGKPENFEKAQAAFLSRAKANSEATLGIYKGDAKLSEGASESLHVKDYKY; encoded by the exons ATGTCGGCTTTCAAGAGCAAATACCAGG ACGAGCTTATTGCTAATGCTGCATACATTGGTACCCCTGGGAAGGGTATCCTTGCTGCTGATGAGTCAACTGGTACCATTGGCAAGCGTCTTTCTAGCATTAATGTCGAGAATGTTGAGGAGAACAGGCGTGCTCTCCGAGAGCTTCTGTTCACCACTCCTGGTGCCCTCCAATACCTCAGTGGAGTAATTCTTTTTGAGGAGACCCTCTATCAGAAGACAGCTTCCG GCAAGCCCTTTGTTGAGCTTTTGAAGGAAGGTGGAGTTCTCCCTGGTATCAAGGTCGACAAGGGCACTGTTGAGCTTCCTGGTACCAATGGTGAGACCACCACCCAGGGTCTCGATGGCCTTGCACAGCGTTGCCAGAAGTACTATGAAGCTGGTGCTCGATTTGCCAAATGGCGTGCTGTGCTCAAGATTGGCGCAACTGAGCCATCGCAGCTGGCCATCAACGATAATGCCAATGGTTTGGCCCGATATGCTATCATCTGCCAGGAAAATGGCTTGGTCCCCATAGTTGAGCCAGAGATTCTGGTTGATGGACCCCATGATATTGAGAAGTGTGCTGATGTGACTGAACGCGTGCTTGCAGCTGTTTACAAAGCTCTAAATGATCACCATGTCCTGCTTGAGGGAACTTTGTTGAAGCCCAACATGGTGACCCCAGGATCTGAGGCACCAAAGGTTGCACCAGAGGTGATTGCTAAGTACACTGTTACGGCACTACAGCGAACTATGCCTCCTGCAGTTCCTGCAGTTGTTTTCTTGTCTGGTGGTCAGAGTGAGGAGGAGGCAACCCTCAACCTAAATGCAATGAACAAATACAAGGGAAAGAAGCCATGGAGTCTTTCATTCTCCTTTGGGCGGGCCCTTCAGCAGAGCACTCTCAAGACTTGGGCTGGAAAGCCGGAAAATTTTGAGAAGGCTCAGGCTGCTTTCCTTTCCAGGGCCAAGGCAAACTCAGAGGCAACCCTGGGAATTTACAAGGGCGATGCAAAACTCAGTGAGGGTGCCTCGGAGAGCCTTCACGTGAAGGACTATAAGTACTGA
- the LOC121265383 gene encoding trihelix transcription factor PTL, producing the protein MEMEDQYGMPDLRQLMNGRSSHFPSIPQPQELFSSHHRNLSPSNHYDMIMVGRQVGAEMLPRGLHEFRSDSASTAPATTPTVTVTTSTSTPSLSGFEAETAGCLGGDGGTGRWPRQETLTLLEIRSRLDPKFKEANQKGPLWDEVSRIMSEEHGYQRSGKKCREKFENLYKYYKKTKEGKAGRQDGKHYRFFRQLEALYGETNNTISVPEPHFAGHSLRFQTTSQTAAQANQEAFQSQKHCDSLSLSNSSEYDTSSSNDNDLSTAGLGENESGEIKRRKRKGGRSWKAKIKDFIDSQMRKLMERQEAWLEKLTKTLEQKEQERMLRQEEWRKQEVARIDREHKFWAKERAWIEARDAALMETLQKLTGSEVKASSSEGLMAPEIQNHGENQNEDGSEILNNGGKGENWPESEITRLIQLRNATELRIRPSGCSEEVLWEEIAGKMACLGYERNALMYKDKWESINNYPRKPKEGNKKRKEKSRGCGYFQTSETSLYNHGGAYCEISEQEPETVRLHGNDGSSPSNSNAGNSVHESCFPFLMGDGDQNLWENYALKVNKGDQNQ; encoded by the exons ATGGAAATGGAGGATCAGTACGGCATGCCCGATCTCAGGCAACTCATGAACGGCAGGTCGTCCCATTTCCCGTCCATCCCACAGCCACAAGAGCTCTTCTCTAGCCACCATCGAAACCTCTCACCCAGCAACCACTACGACATGATTATGGTGGGTCGTCAAGTAGGGGCAGAAATGTTGCCCCGTGGCCTTCACGAGTTTCGCTCTGATTCTGCTTCTACTGCACCTGCCACTACCCCCACCGTTACTGTCACCacttctacttctactcctTCGCTTAGCGGGTTTGAGGCCGAGACTGCAGGTTGCTTAGGTGGCGATGGCGGCACTGGAAGATGGCCCAGACAAGAGACTCTCACTCTTCTTGAGATCAGATCTCGCCTTGATCCAAAGTTCAAAGAGGCTAATCAGAAGGGACCCTTGTGGGATGAAGTTTCCAG GATTATGTCCGAGGAGCATGGGTACCAAAGAAGTGGGAAGAAATGCAGGGAGAAGTTTGAGAACTTgtacaaatattacaaaaaaacaaaggaggGCAAGGCAGGAAGACAAGATGGAAAGCACTACAGGTTCTTTCGCCAACTCGAAGCTCTCTATGGAGAAACTAACAATACGATTTCGGTCCCAGAACCCCATTTTGCTGGACACAGCCTTCGGTTCCAAACCACAAGCCAGACCGCAGCTCAAGCAAATCAAGAGgcttttcaatctcaaaagcatTGTGATAGCCTTAGCCTCTCTAATTCCTCTGAGTACGATACTTCTTCCTCCAATGACAATGATCTCAGCACCGCAGGTCTGGGGGAGAACGAATCGGGGGAGATCAAaaggaggaagagaaaaggTGGAAGAAGCTGGAAGGCGAAGATAAAAGACTTCATCGACTCGCAGATGAGGAAGTTGATGGAGAGACAAGAGGCATGGTTAGAGAAGCTGACGAAAACTCTTGAACAGAAGGAACAAGAGAGGATGTTAAGACAGGAAGAATGGAGGAAACAAGAGGTAGCCAGGATAGATAGGGAGCACAAGTTTTGGGCTAAAGAGCGGGCTTGGATTGAAGCTAGGGATGCCGCTTTAATGGAGACCTTGCAGAAACTAACAGGAAGCGAGGTAAAGGCTTCATCTTCTGAGGGTCTAATGGCCCCTGAAATTCAAAACCACGGTGAAAACCAGAATGAGGATGGAagtgaaatattaaataatggtGGGAAAGGTGAAAACTGGCCTGAGTCTGAGATTACGAGGTTAATACAACTGAGAAATGCCACTGAGTTAAGAATTCGCCCAAGTGGGTGTTCAGAAGAGGTTCTGTGGGAGGAAATAGCTGGAAAGATGGCTTGCTTGGGATATGAAAGAAATGCTTTAATGTACAAAGACAAATGGGAGAGCATCAATAATTATCCTAGAAAACCCAAGGAAGGAAACAAGAAGCGCAAGGAGAAGTCAAGAGGCTGTGGATACTTTCAGACTAGCGAGACGTCCCTATACAATCATGGAGGAGCTTACTGCGAAATCAGCGAACAAGAACCAGAGACTGTGAGACTGCACGGGAATGATGGTTCTTCCCCTTCCAATTCCAATGCCGGAAATTCTGTGCACGAGAGCTGCTTTCCTTTCTTGATGGGCGATGGGGATCAAAACTTGTGGGAAAACTATGCTTTGAAAGTCAACAAAGGCGATCAGAACCAGTAA